One genomic window of Arthrobacter sp. KBS0703 includes the following:
- a CDS encoding RtcB family protein, translating into METINSRLINWASILDAKTREQALATSRLPFIYPHLALMPDAHLGKGATVGSVIPTLGAIIPAAVGVDIGCGMIAVRTQYSVKELPRDRKRLREAIERAIPLSAGHNNRKVAATAAPRIAELEKLAAQAGFNPAQYTGKWELQLGSLGSGNHFIEVCADETDAVWLFLHSGSRGVGNRIAQHHIKVAQGVARQKRVTLPDPDLAYLEEDTPEFTRYIKELRWAQHFALLNREEMMDRVIRQFSEWVDGRVKERERINCHHNFTQQETHYGKSVWVSRKGAIRAEAGDPGLIPGSMGTASYVVEGLGNAVSLNSSPHGAGREYSRTAARKAFSLAELKEAMQGIEFRATEAFVDEIPAAYKPIDQVMRDAEDLVKVRHRLRQLINVKGD; encoded by the coding sequence GTGGAAACCATCAACAGCCGGCTCATCAACTGGGCATCCATCCTGGACGCCAAGACCCGTGAGCAGGCCCTGGCAACCTCCCGGCTGCCCTTCATCTACCCTCATCTGGCGCTGATGCCCGACGCACACCTTGGCAAGGGCGCCACGGTCGGATCCGTCATCCCCACCCTCGGCGCCATCATCCCGGCCGCCGTCGGCGTGGACATCGGCTGCGGCATGATCGCGGTCAGGACCCAGTACTCCGTGAAGGAACTGCCCCGCGACCGGAAGCGGCTGCGCGAGGCGATTGAGCGCGCCATTCCGCTGTCCGCCGGCCATAACAACCGGAAGGTCGCGGCCACGGCGGCGCCGCGGATCGCCGAGCTGGAGAAGCTCGCCGCACAGGCGGGATTCAACCCGGCCCAGTACACCGGGAAATGGGAACTGCAGCTTGGCTCGCTCGGATCGGGCAACCACTTCATCGAGGTGTGCGCGGACGAGACGGACGCCGTCTGGCTGTTCCTGCACTCGGGCTCGCGGGGCGTGGGCAACAGGATTGCGCAGCACCACATCAAGGTGGCGCAGGGTGTTGCCCGGCAGAAGCGCGTCACGCTGCCTGACCCCGACCTCGCCTACCTGGAGGAGGACACGCCCGAGTTCACCCGGTACATCAAGGAACTGCGGTGGGCCCAGCACTTCGCCTTGCTGAACCGCGAGGAAATGATGGACCGCGTCATCCGGCAGTTCAGCGAGTGGGTGGACGGCCGCGTGAAGGAGAGGGAGCGGATCAACTGCCACCACAACTTCACCCAGCAGGAGACCCACTACGGCAAGTCTGTCTGGGTGTCCCGCAAGGGCGCGATCCGGGCCGAGGCCGGGGACCCCGGCCTGATTCCCGGGTCCATGGGCACGGCGTCGTACGTGGTGGAGGGACTCGGCAACGCCGTCTCGCTGAATTCCTCGCCGCACGGGGCCGGGCGGGAGTACTCGCGGACCGCGGCCCGCAAGGCCTTCTCGCTGGCGGAGCTGAAGGAGGCCATGCAGGGCATTGAATTCCGCGCCACGGAGGCCTTCGTGGACGAGATCCCGGCGGCGTACAAGCCGATCGACCAGGTGATGCGTGACGCCGAAGACCTCGTCAAGGTGCGCCACCGCCTGCGGCAGCTCATCAATGTCAAGGGGGACTGA
- a CDS encoding ABC transporter substrate-binding protein, which produces MTRIVAGESQVPKRRRTLEIALALGLVLLISVGAIVASAVSRGSDATAASTSPAGPAAELKLGYFGNITHAAALVGVKQGFIKENLGGTKLSTQVFNAGPAAIEALNAGAIDATYIGPNPAINSFVKSKGESISIIAGAASGGAQLVVKPGIKTAADLKGKTLASPQLGGTQDVALRAWLGKQGYKTNTDGGGDVAINPTENAQTLKLFQDGKLDGAWLPEPWASRLVLQAGAKVLVDEKDLWDGSLTGKPGAFPTTVLIVNKKFAAEHPQTVEGLLKGHVEAVKWLNDTPAAQKAAVVNAALKQDSGKALPQDVIDRSLQNIVFTVDPLAGTFTKLLQDGVDAGTTKKADINGIFDLTTLNTVSAEHTSAAGLGQD; this is translated from the coding sequence ATGACCCGCATTGTGGCCGGCGAAAGCCAAGTGCCCAAGCGCAGGCGCACCCTTGAGATCGCCCTGGCCCTTGGTTTGGTCCTGTTGATCAGCGTAGGAGCCATAGTGGCCTCGGCTGTGTCGCGGGGTTCCGACGCCACTGCCGCGTCAACGTCCCCCGCCGGCCCGGCCGCGGAGCTGAAGCTGGGCTACTTCGGGAACATCACCCACGCCGCCGCTTTGGTGGGCGTGAAGCAGGGCTTCATCAAGGAGAACCTGGGCGGCACCAAGCTTTCCACCCAGGTGTTCAACGCCGGCCCCGCGGCGATCGAGGCGCTGAACGCCGGCGCGATCGATGCGACCTACATCGGTCCGAACCCGGCCATCAACTCCTTCGTCAAGAGCAAGGGCGAGTCCATCAGCATCATCGCCGGCGCCGCCTCGGGCGGGGCGCAGCTGGTGGTCAAGCCCGGGATCAAGACCGCGGCGGATCTGAAGGGCAAGACCCTGGCCTCGCCGCAGCTGGGCGGCACCCAGGACGTGGCGCTGCGCGCCTGGCTGGGCAAGCAGGGCTACAAGACCAACACCGACGGCGGCGGAGACGTGGCGATCAACCCCACCGAGAACGCCCAGACGCTGAAATTGTTCCAGGACGGCAAGCTCGACGGCGCGTGGCTGCCCGAGCCCTGGGCCTCCCGGCTGGTGCTCCAGGCCGGCGCGAAGGTCCTGGTGGACGAGAAGGACCTGTGGGACGGTTCGCTGACCGGGAAACCGGGCGCGTTCCCCACCACCGTCCTGATCGTGAACAAGAAGTTCGCCGCCGAGCACCCGCAGACCGTGGAAGGCCTGCTCAAGGGGCACGTCGAAGCGGTCAAGTGGCTCAACGATACCCCGGCCGCTCAGAAGGCCGCGGTAGTGAACGCAGCCCTGAAGCAGGACTCCGGGAAGGCGCTGCCGCAGGACGTCATCGACCGCTCGCTGCAGAACATCGTGTTCACCGTAGACCCGCTCGCCGGCACGTTCACCAAGCTCCTGCAGGACGGCGTGGACGCCGGCACCACCAAAAAGGCCGACATCAACGGCATCTTCGACCTCACCACGCTGAACACGGTATCCGCGGAACACACCTCCGCGGCAGGGCTGGGCCAGGACTAG
- a CDS encoding ABC transporter ATP-binding protein: MPVVLENLGKRFGDGAPVLDDVNATIGKGEFVALLGASGCGKSTLLNIMAGLEVPTSGALEVPSDGAAFMFQDAALFPWLTARENIELALKLRGVGKAERRIKANELLDLVHLAEAGDKRPHELSGGMRQRVSLARSLAQDRQLLLMDEPFAALDAITRDLLHDELERIWKETGRTIVFVTHNVREAVRLGQRVLLLSSRPGRVVQEWNVTEEHRTDAGLAGQLTGVITARLREEIRRHAK; the protein is encoded by the coding sequence ATGCCAGTCGTACTGGAAAACCTGGGCAAACGCTTCGGCGACGGCGCCCCGGTGCTGGACGACGTCAACGCCACCATCGGCAAGGGCGAGTTCGTCGCCCTCCTCGGTGCGTCCGGCTGCGGCAAGTCCACCCTGCTGAACATCATGGCGGGACTCGAGGTCCCGACGTCGGGCGCCCTTGAGGTGCCCAGCGACGGTGCCGCCTTCATGTTCCAGGACGCCGCCCTCTTCCCGTGGCTGACGGCCCGGGAAAACATCGAACTCGCCCTGAAGCTGCGCGGCGTGGGCAAGGCTGAGCGGCGGATCAAGGCCAACGAACTGCTGGACCTAGTGCACCTGGCCGAGGCCGGGGACAAGCGCCCTCACGAGCTCTCCGGCGGCATGCGCCAGCGCGTGTCCCTGGCCCGCTCCCTGGCCCAGGACCGGCAGCTGCTCCTCATGGATGAGCCGTTCGCAGCGCTGGACGCCATCACCCGCGACCTGCTGCACGACGAGCTCGAACGCATCTGGAAGGAAACCGGCCGCACCATTGTGTTCGTGACGCACAACGTCCGCGAGGCCGTCCGGCTGGGCCAGCGCGTGCTCCTGCTGTCCTCCCGGCCCGGCCGTGTGGTGCAGGAATGGAACGTCACCGAGGAACACCGTACCGACGCCGGTCTTGCCGGACAGCTGACCGGGGTCATCACCGCCCGGCTGCGAGAGGAGATCCGCCGCCATGCCAAATAA
- a CDS encoding ABC transporter permease — MPNNSSPVAETPRATESPLAETPISASSISEHDSTTAGTGSTGGTGSAGAHEETRKVHAALTRSSTGSADLRELESGLDSLQSDALRKARVDWSRILLPVAALVVLVIIWQAYVSLGLKRRDLVPGPLDVAEQFGTLWAEGSLQEAVWTSLQRGLVGFLISVAIATPIGLLLAQVAPLRRAFGPLISGLQVLPSVAWVPAAIIWFGLTDATVYFVVFMGAIPSIINGLISGVDQIPPQYRSVGTVLGASRFQMAVQIILPAALPGYLSGLKQGWAFSWRSLMAAEIIAVGGTIGFGLGSMLNQGRDLADMTIVMSAILLILAVGILIELLVFAPIEKRLLQRRGLLAGSSR, encoded by the coding sequence ATGCCAAATAATTCATCTCCCGTGGCCGAGACGCCCCGGGCAACGGAGTCCCCGCTGGCCGAGACCCCGATTTCGGCAAGCTCAATCAGCGAGCACGATTCGACAACCGCCGGCACAGGCTCAACCGGCGGCACAGGCTCAGCCGGGGCGCACGAAGAGACGCGCAAAGTCCACGCCGCCCTGACCCGGTCCTCCACCGGCTCCGCTGACCTTCGCGAACTCGAATCCGGGCTGGACTCGCTGCAGTCCGACGCCCTTCGCAAGGCCCGCGTCGACTGGAGCCGCATCCTGCTGCCGGTGGCGGCGCTCGTGGTGCTCGTCATCATCTGGCAGGCCTACGTCTCGCTCGGCCTCAAGCGCCGCGACCTGGTGCCCGGCCCGCTGGATGTGGCGGAGCAGTTCGGCACCCTCTGGGCCGAGGGTTCGCTGCAGGAAGCCGTGTGGACCTCGCTGCAGCGCGGGCTCGTGGGCTTCCTCATCAGCGTTGCCATCGCCACGCCCATCGGGCTGCTGCTGGCCCAGGTGGCACCGCTGCGCAGGGCATTCGGTCCGCTCATCTCCGGCCTCCAGGTGCTGCCGTCAGTGGCGTGGGTGCCGGCGGCCATCATCTGGTTCGGCCTCACGGACGCCACCGTGTACTTCGTGGTGTTCATGGGCGCCATCCCGTCCATCATCAACGGCCTGATCTCCGGCGTGGACCAGATCCCGCCGCAGTACCGAAGCGTGGGCACCGTGCTGGGCGCCTCACGCTTCCAGATGGCCGTGCAGATCATCCTTCCCGCTGCCCTTCCCGGGTACCTCAGCGGGCTCAAGCAGGGCTGGGCGTTCTCGTGGCGTTCGCTCATGGCCGCGGAAATCATCGCGGTGGGCGGCACCATCGGCTTCGGGCTCGGCTCCATGCTGAACCAGGGCCGCGACCTCGCCGACATGACCATCGTGATGTCCGCGATCCTGCTGATCCTGGCCGTGGGCATCCTGATCGAACTCCTCGTCTTCGCGCCGATCGAGAAACGCCTGCTCCAGCGCCGCGGCCTCCTGGCCGGCAGCAGCCGCTAA
- a CDS encoding putative quinol monooxygenase: MAPKFGLLALVEAKPGKEQEVWDFLSGGREIVLTEPGTRTWYAFRVTEDTFGIFDTFDTEEDRQAHLNGAIPAALSQYGPALLAMDPYIRPIELIAVK, encoded by the coding sequence GTGGCACCAAAATTTGGCTTGCTGGCACTGGTTGAGGCCAAGCCCGGGAAGGAACAGGAAGTTTGGGACTTCCTCAGCGGGGGCCGCGAGATAGTGCTCACCGAGCCGGGCACCAGGACCTGGTACGCATTCCGGGTCACCGAGGACACCTTCGGCATTTTCGACACTTTTGACACCGAGGAGGACCGGCAGGCCCACCTCAACGGGGCCATTCCCGCCGCCCTGAGCCAATACGGTCCGGCCCTGCTCGCCATGGATCCGTACATCCGGCCCATTGAGCTTATCGCCGTGAAGTAG
- a CDS encoding NAD(P)-dependent oxidoreductase has translation MATRRAKGLLDAGARVTVVAPDASAGLRELARRRPAHLGTPHLLFFRRRRRLVRQTATGDPAVDAQVSADAEAQRVWCVNASDHEASAAWTPAVAVVDDVKIAVNAGETRAAPWPCATPSPPRWKPATCHCAAAPRFDKRGFCRFRGPRRRRLLYTSRCV, from the coding sequence GTGGCCACGCGCCGCGCGAAGGGCCTGCTCGACGCCGGTGCCCGCGTCACCGTGGTGGCTCCTGACGCCTCCGCCGGGCTCCGCGAACTCGCCCGGCGCCGGCCTGCTCACCTGGGAACCCCGCACCTACTCTTCTTCCGACGTCGACGGCGTCTGGTTCGTCAGACCGCCACCGGCGATCCCGCCGTGGACGCGCAGGTCTCGGCCGACGCCGAGGCACAGCGCGTCTGGTGCGTCAACGCCTCCGACCACGAAGCCTCCGCAGCCTGGACCCCCGCCGTCGCCGTGGTGGATGACGTCAAAATCGCCGTGAACGCCGGGGAGACCCGCGCCGCGCCATGGCCCTGCGCGACGCCGTCGCCACCGCGCTGGAAACCGGCGACCTGCCATTGCGCCGCGGCGCCGCGTTTCGACAAACGCGGCTTCTGCCGGTTCCGTGGCCCTCGTCGGCGGCGGCTCTTATACACATCTAGATGTGTATAA
- the cobA gene encoding uroporphyrinogen-III C-methyltransferase, with protein sequence MALVGGGSYTHLDVYKRQGLITVRGRRLLGQADVVVADRLGPRELLNELAPDVRIIEVGKTPGHHPVPQAEINRIIVDEALAGHRVVRLKGGDPYVLGRGGEEAEFCRQHGVEVEVVPGVTSAISVPAAAGIPVTHRGLAKGFSVVTGHEELSEVPARADHTVVLLMGVGQLRESAAALVLAGMPRDTPVGIVENGYLPNQRVTIGTVETIADQAEATGVANPAVIVIGDVVRVSPFAPSHFKTADYSTTSPNKPRTSTTRVLTP encoded by the coding sequence GTGGCCCTCGTCGGCGGCGGCTCTTATACACATCTAGATGTGTATAAGAGACAGGGGCTCATCACCGTGCGCGGCCGGCGGCTCCTGGGCCAGGCCGACGTCGTGGTCGCAGACCGCCTGGGCCCGCGCGAACTGCTCAACGAACTGGCCCCCGATGTCCGCATCATCGAGGTCGGCAAGACGCCGGGCCACCACCCCGTGCCGCAGGCCGAGATCAACCGCATCATCGTGGACGAAGCCCTTGCCGGCCACCGCGTGGTGCGCCTCAAAGGCGGGGATCCCTACGTCCTGGGCCGCGGCGGCGAGGAAGCGGAGTTCTGCCGCCAGCACGGCGTCGAGGTTGAAGTGGTTCCCGGCGTAACATCCGCCATCTCCGTGCCCGCCGCGGCCGGTATTCCCGTGACGCACCGCGGCCTGGCCAAGGGCTTCAGTGTGGTGACCGGCCACGAGGAACTGTCCGAGGTTCCGGCCCGCGCGGACCACACCGTGGTGCTCCTCATGGGAGTGGGCCAGCTGCGCGAATCGGCGGCCGCCCTGGTCCTCGCCGGTATGCCTCGGGACACGCCGGTTGGTATTGTGGAGAACGGCTACCTGCCGAACCAGCGCGTGACGATCGGCACCGTCGAGACCATCGCCGACCAGGCCGAGGCCACCGGCGTCGCGAATCCTGCCGTGATCGTCATAGGTGACGTTGTCCGCGTGAGCCCCTTCGCGCCGTCGCACTTCAAGACCGCTGACTACAGCACCACCAGCCCCAACAAGCCCCGTACAAGCACCACCCGCGTTCTCACCCCCTAG
- a CDS encoding FAD-dependent oxidoreductase, with the protein MSTSTTVGTAARPLRVAVVGSGPAGVYAADILTKSEAVKSGELTVSIDLFDRYPAPYGLIRYGVAPDHPRIKGIVNALHKVLDRGDIRFFGNVDYGTDLSIEDLRTHYDAVIFATGAIKDADLNIPGIELDGSYGGADFVSWYDGHPDVSREWPLDAKEIAVIGNGNVALDVARVLSKHADDLLVSEIPDNVYAGLKASPVTDVHVFGRRGPAQVKFTPLELRELSHSKDVDIILYPEDFEFDEESDRQIQSNNQTKTMVGTLTNWIAEQPEDLSELKASRRLHLHFLHSPVEIYDDAENPGRVSGMKFERTELDGTGNARGTGEYVDYPVQAVYRAIGYFGSALPEIEFDHKKGVVPNAGGRVLDASGEHVPGIYATGWIKRGPVGLIGHTKGDALETVTYLLEDRENLPVAEAPAASAVVDLLESRGVQYTSWEGWLALDAHELALGAEATAAGGSHGVEVKRERIKVVPREDMVAISRDGVAASV; encoded by the coding sequence GTGTCAACCAGCACCACCGTAGGAACCGCTGCCCGCCCGTTGCGCGTGGCCGTCGTCGGCTCCGGCCCGGCCGGCGTCTACGCGGCGGACATCCTCACCAAGAGCGAGGCCGTCAAGAGCGGCGAGCTGACCGTGAGCATCGACCTCTTTGACCGCTACCCGGCCCCCTACGGACTGATCCGCTACGGCGTTGCACCGGACCACCCGCGCATCAAGGGCATTGTCAACGCCCTGCACAAGGTCCTGGACCGCGGCGACATCCGCTTCTTCGGCAACGTGGACTACGGCACGGACCTCTCCATCGAGGACCTGCGCACCCACTACGACGCCGTCATCTTCGCCACCGGCGCCATCAAGGACGCCGACCTGAACATCCCGGGCATCGAGCTGGACGGCTCCTACGGCGGCGCGGACTTCGTTTCCTGGTACGACGGCCACCCGGACGTGTCCCGCGAATGGCCGCTGGACGCCAAGGAAATCGCCGTGATCGGCAACGGCAACGTGGCCCTGGACGTGGCCCGCGTCCTGTCCAAGCACGCGGACGACCTCCTGGTCTCCGAGATCCCGGACAATGTCTACGCCGGCCTGAAGGCATCGCCGGTCACGGACGTCCACGTCTTCGGCCGCCGCGGCCCCGCCCAGGTCAAGTTCACCCCACTGGAACTGCGCGAGCTGTCCCACTCCAAGGACGTGGACATCATCCTGTACCCGGAGGACTTCGAGTTCGACGAGGAATCCGACCGCCAGATCCAGAGCAACAACCAGACCAAGACCATGGTGGGCACGCTCACCAACTGGATCGCCGAACAGCCCGAGGACCTCTCCGAACTCAAGGCCTCCCGCCGCCTGCACCTGCACTTCCTGCACAGCCCGGTGGAGATTTACGACGACGCCGAGAACCCCGGGCGCGTCAGCGGCATGAAGTTTGAACGCACCGAACTGGACGGCACGGGCAACGCCCGCGGCACCGGCGAGTACGTCGACTACCCGGTGCAGGCCGTCTACCGCGCGATCGGCTACTTCGGTTCAGCCCTTCCGGAGATCGAATTCGACCACAAAAAGGGCGTCGTCCCGAACGCCGGCGGCCGCGTGCTGGACGCGTCCGGCGAGCACGTTCCGGGCATCTACGCCACCGGCTGGATCAAGCGCGGCCCCGTGGGCCTGATCGGCCACACCAAGGGCGACGCCCTGGAAACCGTGACGTACCTGCTGGAAGACCGCGAGAACCTGCCGGTTGCAGAGGCACCCGCCGCCAGCGCCGTCGTCGACCTCCTGGAAAGCCGCGGCGTGCAGTACACCAGCTGGGAAGGCTGGCTCGCCCTGGACGCACATGAACTCGCCCTGGGCGCCGAGGCCACCGCGGCCGGCGGATCGCACGGCGTCGAGGTCAAGCGCGAGCGCATCAAGGTTGTGCCGCGCGAGGACATGGTTGCCATCTCCCGCGACGGAGTTGCCGCCAGCGTCTAG
- a CDS encoding SRPBCC family protein: MQARFSRSVGLPEALPDILGLALRSGSADQPADMLFASTGWGFPARFVLIPKLDVGSARFTTLMPYQGADGPVLLGLRTLSLPSGATGRADTGGNFKDSLADGEWSLALSFATPAGRWVPAGVLRLRAAPASGDTPARFDPLEHPLPGAGTYPWARRLRERSYRAARRAAPPMATPRKTRQKAGRISATGQHDPDERNPMSTVTQVFNSPAADVWKVLADGWLYSGWVVGASRIRSVDAHWPEKDARLHHSVGAWPLLINDSTRVAAADPGRKLELIARAWPVGEAKVVITLEDLGPQCRVTIVEDAVRGPVLAVPKALRVPLISLRNTETLKRLELMAAGGAGA; this comes from the coding sequence GTGCAGGCTCGTTTCTCCCGCTCCGTGGGCCTGCCGGAAGCGCTGCCGGACATTCTCGGTCTGGCCCTCCGCTCCGGTTCCGCCGACCAGCCGGCGGACATGTTGTTCGCCTCGACGGGCTGGGGCTTCCCCGCCCGGTTCGTGCTGATTCCGAAGCTGGACGTCGGCTCCGCCCGATTCACCACGCTGATGCCCTACCAGGGTGCGGACGGACCCGTGCTTCTGGGGCTGCGGACACTCTCCCTGCCGTCCGGAGCCACGGGCCGGGCCGATACCGGCGGCAACTTCAAGGATTCACTGGCCGACGGCGAATGGTCCTTGGCGCTCTCCTTTGCCACGCCCGCCGGCAGGTGGGTCCCCGCCGGAGTGCTCCGGCTGCGGGCAGCCCCGGCATCCGGGGACACGCCAGCCCGTTTCGATCCCTTGGAGCATCCGCTGCCCGGAGCCGGGACCTATCCGTGGGCGCGCCGGCTCCGGGAACGCTCTTACCGCGCGGCCCGCCGGGCTGCGCCGCCAATGGCAACACCCCGGAAGACCCGGCAGAAGGCCGGCCGGATCTCAGCAACCGGCCAGCACGACCCGGATGAAAGGAACCCCATGTCAACCGTCACGCAGGTCTTCAATTCGCCGGCAGCAGACGTCTGGAAGGTGTTGGCCGACGGCTGGCTCTACTCCGGCTGGGTTGTGGGCGCGTCGAGGATCCGCTCCGTGGACGCCCACTGGCCGGAAAAGGACGCGCGGCTCCATCATTCCGTGGGGGCGTGGCCCCTGCTCATCAATGATTCCACCAGGGTCGCGGCTGCCGATCCCGGCCGGAAGCTGGAGCTGATCGCGCGCGCCTGGCCCGTCGGCGAGGCCAAGGTGGTCATCACCCTCGAAGACCTGGGGCCGCAGTGCCGCGTCACTATCGTCGAGGACGCCGTCCGCGGACCGGTCCTCGCGGTTCCCAAGGCGCTGCGGGTTCCGCTCATTAGCCTGCGCAATACGGAGACGCTGAAGCGGCTCGAACTCATGGCCGCCGGGGGCGCGGGAGCCTAG
- a CDS encoding DUF1206 domain-containing protein: MDVVARSGFAVMALLHIVVGAISIALALGQPGQAEATGAIEQLAANPWGPAVMWACTIGCAGLALWQLSEATLRARRKARKERVGKLVSSGFLAVAYGSVGLTFGGFAVGLRGDSGETTRDISTALIRTPFGVPVLGALGLTVMGVGVYFVVKGLRRGFKEELFRFEGTRRGRIIDSLGVTGHVAKGIALNLAGLLFVIAAAKQSPEESTGLDGGLKALRDHPYGPYLLVAIGAGFICYGIFALVRSKFGRM; this comes from the coding sequence CTGGACGTCGTCGCGCGTTCAGGCTTTGCCGTGATGGCCCTGCTCCACATAGTGGTCGGTGCCATCTCAATCGCCCTGGCGCTGGGACAGCCCGGTCAGGCCGAAGCCACCGGGGCCATCGAGCAGCTGGCGGCTAATCCATGGGGCCCAGCCGTCATGTGGGCGTGCACGATCGGCTGCGCGGGCCTGGCCCTTTGGCAGCTCAGCGAGGCGACCCTCCGGGCCCGGCGCAAGGCGCGGAAAGAACGGGTGGGAAAGCTGGTCTCCTCGGGGTTTCTCGCGGTTGCGTACGGCAGCGTGGGGCTCACCTTCGGCGGCTTTGCCGTGGGGCTGCGGGGCGACTCGGGCGAGACGACCCGGGACATCAGCACGGCCCTCATCAGGACCCCCTTTGGCGTGCCGGTGCTGGGTGCCCTGGGCCTGACTGTGATGGGCGTCGGGGTCTATTTTGTGGTGAAGGGTCTCCGGCGCGGTTTCAAGGAGGAACTCTTCCGCTTTGAGGGCACACGGCGGGGAAGGATCATCGATTCACTGGGCGTGACAGGGCACGTGGCCAAGGGCATCGCCCTGAACCTGGCCGGGCTGCTGTTCGTGATCGCGGCCGCCAAGCAGTCCCCCGAAGAATCCACCGGCCTGGACGGCGGCCTCAAGGCGCTTCGCGACCATCCCTACGGGCCGTACCTGCTGGTGGCAATCGGCGCCGGCTTCATTTGCTACGGCATTTTTGCCCTGGTTCGGTCAAAATTCGGCAGGATGTGA
- a CDS encoding CynX/NimT family MFS transporter, with product MATTSSAPPATAPGLPRPRAAVVTGVIALVLIGLNLRAGITGASALLHDLQLSLGYGPLVASIIPSIPTLCFAVAGAATSWLTGRLGVEKSILLSLAMLAAGLLVRGVPSTGMLVAGTVLGMSGLAVCNVAMPSFIREHFARRTSLMTGLYTVTMTSGATVTAVVVVPLAQALGSPSAGVGAIGFMAVAAFLGFVPVALHAHRNSVRKTAGHVSPWPLLRTRKGLLITAIFTLQALLAYALLSWFPYMLTTMGLSAADSGLMYGLMQLVSVPAGMVLIATGSRPGMLRPAFYLATLAMAAGVAALLVLPVALAVIPAVLLGFGLGIFPLVMVIISRSGQSTAETTALSTLAQSTGYLLATVGPFGMGLLHSATGGWTLPLALLLAIALVQIVVAHLLSGGRMARPPVAAGPTAAPAAGTTAAPAAGTKE from the coding sequence ATGGCCACCACTTCTTCTGCTCCCCCCGCGACGGCACCCGGCCTGCCGAGGCCGCGTGCCGCCGTCGTCACCGGCGTAATTGCACTCGTGCTGATCGGGCTCAACCTCCGCGCCGGGATCACCGGGGCTTCGGCACTGCTGCACGACCTTCAGCTGTCCCTGGGCTACGGACCGCTGGTCGCGTCGATCATTCCGTCCATTCCCACCCTGTGTTTCGCGGTGGCAGGGGCGGCAACGTCGTGGCTCACGGGCAGGCTCGGCGTCGAGAAGTCCATCCTGCTGTCCCTCGCGATGCTGGCGGCCGGGCTGCTGGTCCGCGGTGTTCCGTCGACCGGCATGCTGGTGGCCGGCACGGTGCTGGGGATGTCCGGCCTCGCGGTGTGCAACGTTGCCATGCCGTCCTTCATCCGTGAGCATTTTGCCCGCCGCACATCCCTCATGACCGGGCTGTACACCGTGACCATGACCAGCGGCGCCACGGTCACCGCCGTTGTGGTGGTGCCGCTGGCCCAGGCGCTCGGCTCGCCGTCCGCGGGTGTGGGCGCCATCGGGTTCATGGCGGTGGCCGCCTTCCTGGGCTTCGTGCCAGTGGCCCTGCACGCGCACCGCAACAGCGTCCGGAAGACTGCCGGCCATGTCTCTCCGTGGCCGTTGCTGCGCACCAGGAAGGGACTTCTGATCACCGCGATCTTCACGCTGCAGGCACTGCTCGCCTACGCGCTGCTGAGCTGGTTCCCCTACATGCTGACCACCATGGGGCTGAGCGCGGCGGACAGCGGCCTGATGTACGGGCTCATGCAGCTCGTCTCCGTCCCGGCCGGCATGGTGCTGATCGCCACCGGTTCCCGCCCCGGCATGCTGCGGCCCGCCTTCTACCTGGCCACGCTCGCCATGGCCGCCGGGGTGGCGGCACTGCTCGTCCTGCCCGTTGCGCTGGCGGTCATCCCCGCCGTCCTGCTGGGCTTCGGCCTGGGCATTTTCCCGCTGGTCATGGTGATCATCAGCCGCAGCGGGCAGAGCACGGCCGAGACCACGGCCCTCTCCACCCTGGCACAGTCCACCGGCTACCTCCTGGCCACGGTCGGACCGTTCGGGATGGGCCTGCTGCACAGCGCCACCGGCGGCTGGACGCTGCCGCTGGCGCTCCTGCTGGCCATCGCCCTGGTCCAGATCGTTGTGGCCCATCTCCTGAGCGGCGGCCGCATGGCCAGGCCTCCGGTTGCTGCCGGGCCAACTGCCGCGCCGGCGGCCGGAACAACTGCCGCGCCGGCGGCCGGAACGAAGGAATAG